The following is a genomic window from Nitrosomonas communis.
AATCGATTAACCTGGGGAAAGTACCAACCAAATTTATGCAACTTAGAAAACTTGGCATTTTAATAGACTTACGGCTTACAACCATTGTGCCCACAAACGCCCTGCTCTTTCCAAGATGCGCGTACTGATTGGGCGTTTTCTCCATTCTTCTAATGTAACCAGCGTGGAAGATTTCAAATCATTCTCAAATAATGTTTGCATTTGCGTACCGAAATCCTGCCCCAGGATGACTGCGTTGACTTCCTCGTTGTTAAGGAAACTAAGCCAATCGAGGTTAGCTGAGCCTATAGTCGACCATACACCATCGATAAGCGTAGTTTTAGCATGTAATAATGCATCCTGCCGCACATAAATTTTCACGCCGGCGCTCAATAGCTCATCATAATATGAACGCGAAGCATAATACACCAGGGCCGAATCTGTTTTCCCGGGTAATAATATTCTCACGTCTACTTTGCGCTTAGCGACTGCCTTTAATGCACTAAGCAAGTTTGGATCCGGCACAAAATAGGCACTGGTCAGAAAGATCTGGGTTTCTGCACTATTAATGGCTGAAAGCAAAGTTATATAGATCGGGTTATAAGCTTTTTCTGGCGAGCTGCCGATTGCGCGCACTACCTCAGAACCTTTATTAGCGAGCTCAGGGAAATAATTTCGCTGGGCCAATAACTCACCTTTTTGCTCATTCCATATGGACATAAACAGCTTCTGAAATTCACTCACCACTGGGCCTACTATTCGCACATGGGTGTCTCGCCACGGATTATCACTTCTGGTTGATTTAGATCTGGCGGTTGGTTTAGATCTGACGAGTGACCCCCTCGAGTACTCGGTGCTGATATTGGCACTACCCACAAAAGCAATCTGTCCATCGACAATCAAAAGTTTTCGATGATCACGCCGGGTAACCTGCCAATTTTTTGGGGCAATGAGTGGGTTGACAGGATTGAATTCCAGGACATTAACACCACTTTCTTTCAGTGAATCGAAGAACTCACGGGGTGTATCAATAGATCCTACACTATCATAAATGAGGTTTACTTGTACCCCATTCTTTTGCTTTCTAATCAATAGCTCAGCAAAAAGATTACCAATTTCATCATCCTTTAGAATGTAAATCTCCATATTGATATGGTCCTTGGCATTCTCTATGGCTGCATACATGGATCGATAAGTGTCTGGACTATCTATCAACAGCTCTACTTTGTTGCCTATCATAAGATGGCTGTCAGTAATTTCTGATGCGAATGGCAGATGCCTATCGAAGATATGGGTCTCTACATCATTATTTTTCAGTCTGGAAAGAATCTCGTTGCTCTGCTTTTGAGATAAGGGTCCATGAGCGTCAAAAAGCTGTACAGGATGCGATGACTGCATTGCCATGTCTGGCACTATGAGGGGTATTGTTGAGCTACACCCTATAAGAAGGGTCAGGCAAAGAACTGCTAGGAGCCTAACAATATTGATATACCCGATTTTCTTTAAATACATCAGTTTTCCCTCTAAGCAGTTTTTTCTCAATTTTATGAATTAAAAAAGTGAAATCAGCGAATATTTTCAGTGGATACCTTAACTTGTGCAAGGTAAGCCTAAGCATTGTTCTTAAGCCACATTATAGACATGTGTTATCTATTTCTAAGTTTCAAACATTTATAGAGATTAACAATGCCAGGCTGGCTTTGGTGGAAGCCTGTTCTTCATAAAAAGGGGACTTGGAATGGAAATTAGCAATAGTTTTGCTGCATCAATCAAGCGGTAAATACAATTCCCCTTATCCTTAACCATTGGGTGGATTTAGGGTATGGCATGTCGGGGATCAAACCAATCTTAAAGGCGAAGGCTGCTTGATTGATATATTAGCTAACGAAATTCTAGAGAAGAAAGAGCACAAAGGTTGGCTGACTGCTAACGCCTATTTTCCCGTGATGTATTTGCTCACCTGAATGCCTCCTTCTGATCAATGAAGAAAAAATAAATACTTCATTGACTAATGAAAGAATATCGATAAGCCCGGATTTTTCATTAGAAGCCTTGTTATTTGATCCCTAAGAGGAGACTCAAAAAAGAATAGTAAGATAATTTATCGATTTCATTAAAAATGATTCTCATAGAAAATTTTAAATAAATTGAAGCCTTCTTAGTTTTTGACCTAAACAATCACTGTGTCTTGAATAAGCTTAGGAAATAACAAATGAAAAATGATTATTGGCTGGATCGATGGAAACATGGAGAGATTGGTTTTCACCAGAACGAAATTAATCCTTATTTGTGTCAATATTGGCAAGAGTTACATCTTGCTCCTGGTAGTGAGGTATTTGTACCATTATGCGGAAAAAGTCGTGATATGCTGTGGCTGCGTGAACAAAAACATTCAGTGCTCGGGGTTGAATTGAGCGCTATCGCTGTGCAGGCGTTCTTCGAGGAAAACAGGCTCTCACCACATCACATGATTAGCGGAAAATTCGATCGCTATGACGCGAACTTTATCAGTATTCTGCGCGGTAATTTCTTTGACTTGAGCAAAACTGATCTGGCGAAAGTGAGTGCAGTTTACGACCGTGCATCACTGGTAGCACTACCGCCAGAAATACGTAAACGTTATGTATCCCATCTGCTGAGCATCCTGCCACCCGCAACAAAAATTCTACTCATTACCTTTGACTACCCTCAAGCAGAAATGTCAGGCCCGCCGTTCGCTGTTTCTCCAGACGAAGTAGCAGCACTTTACCAGGAGCACGCCGAAGTACGACTATTGACTCAATTGAATGTACTCGTACAGAATCAACGCTATCGAGAGCGTGGACTGAGTCAATTACATGAAAACATTTTCCTGCTGACTCTACATTAAGGAAACAGAGCATCTCACTCGTAATTCCATTTCCAAATCAAAAATAATATGAAGGCGAGCCGCAGGCAGTATATAAATAATAAGGCAAGGTGAAGCCGACAATACCAGTATTGATTTAGAAATGGAATAAAAGACGAAAGTATCGATTATTTTTAAACTTTATCGGCCTATTAAACGGCCTGATTCGTCAGGAGGAAAATAAATGCGTTACTGGCTAATGAAATCTGAACCAACAGAAGTCAGCATCGATGATCTGGCGTCAAAACCCGAGCAGACTGTTGCGTGGGATGGGGTAAGAAATTATCAAGCACGTAATTTTATGCGTCATCAAATGCAGGTTGGCGATCAGGCATTCTTCTATCATTCCAGTTGCGCTGAGCCTGGCATCGTTGGAATCACGACAGTTTCCAGGCTGGCTTATCCCGATGTCACGCAATTTGATTCCAAAAGTAAATACTATGATCCCAAAGCCACACATGAAAATCCACGCTGGTTTAATGTCGAAGTCACGCTCGTCAAAAAAACCCGCCTACTTTCCCTCAAGGAATTACGCAGCCACCCCGAACTCGCTAATATGAGAATCCTGCAAAAAGGTAATCGATTATCCATCACGCCTGTCGACCCGGCAGAATGGGCATTTATTATGGGTATATTATGAGCAAGTTGCTTTTATTACTTGCAGCGATGCCATTTTTAGTGCTAACAGCTTAAGCTGGATACCTTTAGCTAAACAGCATGGAATGTGGTTAATTTATTTATTGCTCGGCGCTGGGGTTGGCTTTCTCGCGGGTTTGCTGGGAATTGGCGGCGGCTTGGTCATTGTCCCCGTGCTGGCTTATATCTTTACCGCCCAGGATTTTCCGTCAGACCGTATTTTGCATCTGGCACTCGGTACCACTATGGCGACGATCATTTTCACTTCACTTGCCAGCTTGCGCATGCATCATGCCCATGACGCGGTTAACTGGTGGATCGTCAGATATCTGGCGCCGGGCATTATCCTGGGAACGCTGGCTGGTTCTACATTTGCCGGACGATTATCCACCGAAGTATTGGGCATGATCTTCGTCATCTTCATCTATTATGCGGCAACGCAGATGTGGCTTAACATTACGCCCACTTCCAGGCATGCCCTGCCTGGCAAATTTGGAATGGTGGTGGCAGGTAGCCTGATCGGTGCACTTTCCAGTCTGGTCGCGATTGGCGGAGGTCTGCTGACGGTGCCTTTTCTTTCTATGTGTAATGTCAAGCTGCAATACGCGATTGGCACATCGGCTGCAGTGGGTTTTCCGATTGCACTAGCAGGTACGATTGGTTACATTATCAATGGCCTGTTACAGACGCAGCCGCTTCCCGATTACAGTTTGGGCTATGTTTATCTGCCTGCGCTCGGCTGGATTGCAGGGGCGAGCATGCTGACCGCTCCACTTGGCGCTAGAGCAACACATCGCATGCAGACAGCAACGCTCAGAAAAATATTCGTAGTTTTACTTTATTTCCTGGGTACTAAAATGCTGTTTAATTTATTTTAGGATTAGCAAGTTTTACCTGGTTAATCGATATAGCGCTTCCTCATATCGCTCTATCGTTTGGGTAAGAATGTCATCAGGAATAGGCGGTGCAGGAGGTTGTTTATTCCAATTGAGCTGTTCCAGCCAGTCACGAACAAACTGTTTATCATAACTTGGAGGATTTTTACCCGGCTGATACTGATCGGCTGGCCAGAAACGTGATGAATCCGGTGTCAACACTTCATCGATCAGGTAGAGATTGCCTGCCCCATCCTGGCCAAATTCGAATTTGGTATCAGCGATGATCACTTCGTGGGTAGCGGCATAATCGGCGGCTTCAGTATACAGTGCGATTGCTTTACTGCGCACTTCTTGAGCAAGCGCTTGACCCACTAACTGTTCACATTGCTCAAATGAAATGTTTTCATCATGGGCCCCTGCCACCGCCTTGGTAGAAGGCGTAAAAATAGCGCCTGTTGGTAGTTTTTCTGCTTCCTGTAAATTTTGCGGTAACATAATGCCGCTGATGGCGCCTGTTCGCTGATAATCCTTCCAACCTGAACCGACAATATAACCCCGCACGATTGCCTCGATTGGCAACGGCTTTAATCGTTTGACAACAAAGGCGCGGTCGATCACCTGCTCGCGCTCTTCAGGCGCTACCACAGATTCAGGCGAAATGCCGGTTAAATGATTGGGCAGGATGTGATGCAGCTTTTTGAACCAGAAGTTGGATAATTGCGTCAAGACCTTACCTTTGCCAGGAACCGGTGTTGGCAATACCACATCGAATGCTGACAGACGATCGGTCTGAACAATCAATAAATTATTCTCATCAACTGCATAAATATCACGCACTTTGCCCCGGTGCAGCAAAGGGAGGCTTTTCAGGTTGGTTTCAAACAAAGCGATGGAATGAGTCATGGATCAATTTTAATTAAATTTTTCAATAATAATTTAGCAATTTTTTAACGATACCTTGATCGCTTCTGCTTGTTGCAAAGCCTGTTCAACCGTATCAGCGAGCACCGTAAAATGCCCCATTTTTCTGCCCGGCCTCGCCTCATGTTTGCCGTATAAATGGAGTTTGGCATTGGGATTGCTTAATACCTTATTCCAATCCGGTTCTCCTGATTGCCATAGATCACCCAGCAAATTCACCATCACGACCGGCGTGTGCAGCGCAGTGCTTCCTTGCGGCAAGCGGCACAATACCCGAGCTTGCTGCTCGAATTGTGAAGTAATACAGGCATCCAGGGTATAGTGGCCACTATTATGCGGACGGGGCGCAATTTCATTGATAAATAACCGCCCGTCGGTAAGCACAAAGAACTCGATGCAGAGCACCCCGCGGTAATCCAGTTGGATCGCGACGTCAGTGGCCATTTTTCTGGCTTGTTGCACAATGCCTGCCGATATTCTGGCAGGAACAATACTCATATCGAGAATGCCATGCATATGCTGATTCTCAGCTACTGGAAACAGGCTGATCTCATCGTCAAAGCCACGCGCAACAATCACGGAAATCTCGCATGCAAGGGGTAGCAATTGCTCCAGCACACAAGGCTGCTGTTGCAAGTAAGTGAAAGCATCCGATAATTCATGAGGAGTATGGATTCTTACCTGCCCTTTGCCATCATAACCGAACTGGCTGACTTTAAGGATGCCAGGAAAAAATAGCGCATCGATTGCAGTCGACAAATCATCCTTATTTTGAATTGCCAAAAAGGGCGCAACCGAAAAACCATTTGCTGCTAAAAACTGTTTCTCCAGCAGGCGGTTTTGTGCGATAGAAACACTTCTCGCAGGGGGACTCACGACACAATGTTGTTCCAGAAACCGCAGTACGTCAGCAGGAACATTTTCGAATTCCGTGGTGACGCCTGCACAGGTAGTACTGAGTTCATGTAAAGCAGAAGCATCATGATAATCCGCGCATAAATGCCGTTCAGCGATACTGCCAGCAGGACTGCCTTCAGCAGGATCCAGAACCGTCACGCGATAGCCCATACTTTGTGCGGCCATGGTAAACATGCGTCCAAGCTGGCCACCACCCAGCAAGCCCAGCATTGCTCCGGGTATAATACTACTCATGATTCAGGCAAAGTCATGGCAGCCACTGAATCTGCCTGTGCTGCTCGAAATGATTCAAGGCGCTTGGCCAGTGTGCTGTCTCCCATCGCCAATAATGCAACAGCAAAAAGCCCGGCATTGGCTGCGCCTGCTTCACCAATGGCAAAAGTGGCAACGGGCACCCCTTTTGGCATCTGCACAATAGACAGGAGTGAATCCACTCCTTGCAAGTACTTGGAAGTCACTGGCACACCAAGTACCGGCAAGGTGGTTTTGGCCGCGATCATGCCAGGTAAATGCGCCGCCCCCCCTGCCCCTGCAATGATGCATCGGATACCCCGTTCTATTGCTGTCGCTGCAAATTCAAACATACGGTCCGGTGTGCGATGCGCTGACACGATCAAGGCTTCGTGCGGGATATCAAAATCTTTGAGGATCCGGGCAGCCTGTTGCATGATACTCCAATCACTGCTACTGCCCATGACAATACTGACTAATGGATTATCCATTCAGAACGGAATACTGGATTAACAATCTTAAATAATGACGAAAGTGGTAATAATAAACTAGAATTTGATTTTGAAACCGGATGTTTAACAGTTTATTCCACATCTTGTGGTAATCTCACCCATTAGCACGTATTAATTGGCAAGCAACTTTATGAATTTTCAGCGTGGTCAAAAAAAAGAAGAGCCGGAGATCAATCTTGTTCCGATGATCGATGTCCTGCTGGTCATCCTGATTTTTCTGGTGATTACTACGACCTACTCGAAATATGCCGATCTCGAGATTACGCTGCCAGAAGCAACCGCTACGGAAGCTGATAAACAAAGCGAACGACCTCATACCATTGATGTGACCGTAAGCGCAACAGGTAACTACACCGTCAATCGGGTACCCCTAACCTTTTCTAACACTGAAGGATTACGCAATGAATTGCAATCTGCCGCCAAGGATGAGAAAAATCCAGTTATCATTATCACTGCAGATGCAAAGGCTACACATCAATCGGTGATAACGGTCATGGAAGCTGCTCGGCTTGCCGGGTACAATCAGGTGACATTTACTACAGAAACTACAGAAGCAAAAAATACCCCCAAGTAATTTAACTTCGGATAATATTTTTTATTGATCGATTATTAATCATATGCCAATAGCTTCTTTGTTCAATTTCATTTTTAAAGGAAGAAAAATGAGCACTAATCTGGAAAATTTTTCTAAAGCTGCACAATCCGGTAACACTTATGTCCTCGCTCCCCTCCCCTATGCAGACAATGCACTGGAACCGGTTATTTCTGCCCATACCATGAGCTTCCACTATGGCAAGCATCACAAAGCGTACGTTGATAATTTGAACAAATTGCTAGCAGAT
Proteins encoded in this region:
- the cls gene encoding cardiolipin synthase codes for the protein MQSSHPVQLFDAHGPLSQKQSNEILSRLKNNDVETHIFDRHLPFASEITDSHLMIGNKVELLIDSPDTYRSMYAAIENAKDHINMEIYILKDDEIGNLFAELLIRKQKNGVQVNLIYDSVGSIDTPREFFDSLKESGVNVLEFNPVNPLIAPKNWQVTRRDHRKLLIVDGQIAFVGSANISTEYSRGSLVRSKPTARSKSTRSDNPWRDTHVRIVGPVVSEFQKLFMSIWNEQKGELLAQRNYFPELANKGSEVVRAIGSSPEKAYNPIYITLLSAINSAETQIFLTSAYFVPDPNLLSALKAVAKRKVDVRILLPGKTDSALVYYASRSYYDELLSAGVKIYVRQDALLHAKTTLIDGVWSTIGSANLDWLSFLNNEEVNAVILGQDFGTQMQTLFENDLKSSTLVTLEEWRKRPISTRILERAGRLWAQWL
- a CDS encoding thiopurine S-methyltransferase gives rise to the protein MKNDYWLDRWKHGEIGFHQNEINPYLCQYWQELHLAPGSEVFVPLCGKSRDMLWLREQKHSVLGVELSAIAVQAFFEENRLSPHHMISGKFDRYDANFISILRGNFFDLSKTDLAKVSAVYDRASLVALPPEIRKRYVSHLLSILPPATKILLITFDYPQAEMSGPPFAVSPDEVAALYQEHAEVRLLTQLNVLVQNQRYRERGLSQLHENIFLLTLH
- a CDS encoding EVE domain-containing protein, whose protein sequence is MRYWLMKSEPTEVSIDDLASKPEQTVAWDGVRNYQARNFMRHQMQVGDQAFFYHSSCAEPGIVGITTVSRLAYPDVTQFDSKSKYYDPKATHENPRWFNVEVTLVKKTRLLSLKELRSHPELANMRILQKGNRLSITPVDPAEWAFIMGIL
- a CDS encoding sulfite exporter TauE/SafE family protein — encoded protein: MWLIYLLLGAGVGFLAGLLGIGGGLVIVPVLAYIFTAQDFPSDRILHLALGTTMATIIFTSLASLRMHHAHDAVNWWIVRYLAPGIILGTLAGSTFAGRLSTEVLGMIFVIFIYYAATQMWLNITPTSRHALPGKFGMVVAGSLIGALSSLVAIGGGLLTVPFLSMCNVKLQYAIGTSAAVGFPIALAGTIGYIINGLLQTQPLPDYSLGYVYLPALGWIAGASMLTAPLGARATHRMQTATLRKIFVVLLYFLGTKMLFNLF
- a CDS encoding phosphoribosylaminoimidazolesuccinocarboxamide synthase translates to MTHSIALFETNLKSLPLLHRGKVRDIYAVDENNLLIVQTDRLSAFDVVLPTPVPGKGKVLTQLSNFWFKKLHHILPNHLTGISPESVVAPEEREQVIDRAFVVKRLKPLPIEAIVRGYIVGSGWKDYQRTGAISGIMLPQNLQEAEKLPTGAIFTPSTKAVAGAHDENISFEQCEQLVGQALAQEVRSKAIALYTEAADYAATHEVIIADTKFEFGQDGAGNLYLIDEVLTPDSSRFWPADQYQPGKNPPSYDKQFVRDWLEQLNWNKQPPAPPIPDDILTQTIERYEEALYRLTR
- a CDS encoding 5-(carboxyamino)imidazole ribonucleotide synthase, with product MSSIIPGAMLGLLGGGQLGRMFTMAAQSMGYRVTVLDPAEGSPAGSIAERHLCADYHDASALHELSTTCAGVTTEFENVPADVLRFLEQHCVVSPPARSVSIAQNRLLEKQFLAANGFSVAPFLAIQNKDDLSTAIDALFFPGILKVSQFGYDGKGQVRIHTPHELSDAFTYLQQQPCVLEQLLPLACEISVIVARGFDDEISLFPVAENQHMHGILDMSIVPARISAGIVQQARKMATDVAIQLDYRGVLCIEFFVLTDGRLFINEIAPRPHNSGHYTLDACITSQFEQQARVLCRLPQGSTALHTPVVMVNLLGDLWQSGEPDWNKVLSNPNAKLHLYGKHEARPGRKMGHFTVLADTVEQALQQAEAIKVSLKNC
- the purE gene encoding 5-(carboxyamino)imidazole ribonucleotide mutase, yielding MDNPLVSIVMGSSSDWSIMQQAARILKDFDIPHEALIVSAHRTPDRMFEFAATAIERGIRCIIAGAGGAAHLPGMIAAKTTLPVLGVPVTSKYLQGVDSLLSIVQMPKGVPVATFAIGEAGAANAGLFAVALLAMGDSTLAKRLESFRAAQADSVAAMTLPES
- a CDS encoding ExbD/TolR family protein, with amino-acid sequence MNFQRGQKKEEPEINLVPMIDVLLVILIFLVITTTYSKYADLEITLPEATATEADKQSERPHTIDVTVSATGNYTVNRVPLTFSNTEGLRNELQSAAKDEKNPVIIITADAKATHQSVITVMEAARLAGYNQVTFTTETTEAKNTPK